GAGAACACTCAGTGAAAGAACAACTTGAATGGATCCCTTGTTCTGAGGGTCATTGGAAAACAAGCGCTGTCACCGAAGTAAAGGAAACTGTGAGTTCTTCAGCATGGCACCTTagcaaatcccccccccccaagacagtGCTCCTTGGAAAGCAAACAACTCAGAAAGGAGAAACTAACACTAGGGGGCTTTGGTGTTTAATCCATAAAGGTGGGTTaggcaggaggggaaaggaaaaattgCCTGTCCTATGCTGAGGCTGCACTTTGGTTCTGACTATTGGCTCCTTCGCTTTCAGCAATCGACATAACATCTACTAGGGTGACTCTCCCCCGAAGCACACATCGGCCTTTTCCTGGCCATAGACAATGAAAAATCAAAGGGGATTTGCTTCTATCCCGTGATGCGACATTTCACCATTACAGATCATTCACCAACatcagcttccccttccctcctattTGAGTCCAAGGCCAAAAATACCATGCGAAGTGAGAGCGGATAGTCAACACGCTGGAAAGCAAAAAGTGTCTGCTGTTGGGGACGTGGGTGTCTTTTGTTTCTTTCACGAATGAACcttgatttttcttctcttttttattCCCCGGAGCTGTCAGGAGAAAACTTGTAGCCAATCCGCGAGCAGATGTTCAGAAGGCCCTGGAGCAGACCGCCAAAGACTCCAAAAGTGGCGTCCCAGAGCAAGGAGACAGAGCCGCCCAGGCCCAGGGCGATGTCTTTGCCGACGGTCGGGATGGCGCCCAGGGTGTAGACGGGGAAACTGGCGATGTCCACCAGGACTCCGGCCGGGACGCTCAGGATTCGGCAGATGCTTTTCAGCAGACAGCAGAGGATGTGCAGGAAGCCCCAGATGATCCTCACTAGGACCTGGACCACCTTCCAGGGGATGCTCACCAGCTCCTCGCCGATGGCCATGAAGTACGACAGGGTGGCGGAGCACAGGCCGTTTACGCCGCCCCACAGCGCGTTGAGTAACTGCCGGATCACGTACTCCAGGCAAGAGAAAAGGTTCTTCACAGTTCCCCATACGAGGTAATAAAGCAGTTGGAAGACCTTGGCGAAAGGGGTGGTGACAAGACCAGCGCCCTTCCGCAACAAGCTGGGGTCCTTTCCCACCTCTTGCccctcctggccctcttcctcctcctcctcccggagcAGCTCGGACTGCTCCTGTGTGGACTTGAGGCTCCTCAtggtggagagaggctgggtgCCGGGGTAGGCCTGACCTCTCCGCTCTTCGTCCTGGACCTGGTTCACCATCTCCAGgatcttcttcatcttctccgTGTCTTGGTCGGCCTCCCCGCAGTTGTTCCGGAACAGGCGGGGCCGTGAGGGGAGCAGCTGCTCCAGATCCCTCAGCATCACGTCTTCGACGACGTCGCCGTCGCCCGCCTGCTTGGTGAAGCCCATGGACCAGCCGCCGGGGAGGCCGCAGCAGGCGGCCAGCCAGGCGAACTCGGGGACGGCCACCGCGTCTCCCACCCGGCCGGCAGCCGGCACGGCACCTGCGATCAAATACAGCTGGTCCCCGTTCCCGCACTGGGGGGTCAGGGCCCGCTCCACGATGCTCTCCACGCTTCGGTACCACCTCTCCATGAAGGACTGGGTCATGGGGGCCGCGTTCGTGAGGGTGAAGGTTGCCGCCTGGAAGTCATTGGAGTTCAGAGAGTTGGGGTACAGTTGTCCCCTCTGGAAACCGGAATCCAGGTAGTCCTTATTTAGGGCTTGTTGGCTTCCAAGGTTGGGGATGGAGCCAGCCGCCTCGGCTTCCTGCATCATTTCCTCCAAGTCGCTGTGTGGATCATCTAGCTGAAATGGTAGAGAGAATGGTAAGAAGGGGGGTTAAAAATCCTCAGTAGCCAACTCTGTTCACTTAAGTGTCAAGTATTATTTTCTACTCTGATTTTCCTAACCGCCGGGGTCAGTAGGTCATCCTCACTGTGGGGTTTGGGATCGGCAAAAGGTATTTTTGATTGAGGACCCTTAGAGATGAGGCCCTATTTCAAATAATCAAAAGCTAAGACTTGGCAGGGTGAGACTGTGCTTGGTACTTCTGGGTTTTTATAGTTCAGGTGTTTCCCATTTCATTTTCCATATCAAACCACCAACTTGTGTTGGGCCATTTTCTTGACACTTCATAGCGcctttgtaggaaaaaaaaaagttttaaataaCTACCACAGATCTTGAACACCAAGAGGAAAGTGATTCCACACCTAGAAGTAAAAATTAGAACAGGAGTTCAGAGGATTAAGTGAAAGCACTACAGGAGATGAGATGAAAGTCCGATTTACTGGAACCTTTCTTGAACTGCTGTAGGTAAAAGTGAACAGTTCTAACTCGAACATTTACACTGCTCTGGAGAGGATGTATATTTTAGTCGCAGGTGGAACAGGAGGATTCTGTTGGAATTAAATCTCTCCAGAGTGTGGCCAACACTGGGGTCACCCCTAAAATAGTTGGCTTTagactctgtctcccccatcttctgGACTGCGAGAACATTGTGGACagtgattgcctctatttgttgctgaattgtacttcccaaacacaagCACATCttggcctccctttcctctctagcaAGTTCTCCAGCCTAAAATCAAGAAATGGCCTCTATGTTTGCCAGTCCCTTCAGGGTTTTGTCAAGTAAATATGctactctcatcatcatcataattctgatattttgttaagcacttactatttgccaggcactgtactaatcgctgggttgaatacaggcaaatctggttggacacagtccctgacccacgtggggctcacagtctcaatccccattttccagatgaggtacctgaggcacagagaagtgaagtgatttgcccaaggtcacacagcagccaagtggtggagtcgggattagaacccatggcattCTGACTCCCGGTGGAAGTGTTCCGAGTGGCAGGATAGCCAGGGCCCGGCCTCTGTTAGCCCATCAATCTCTGGTTGTCCCCCTAGACAGAGGGAGAGCTGTGATGGTGGGCGCCGGGGTGgaaggtggtggagggagggggaaagcagaTTTGGGGACAGAGGTTCACGTGACAGTTCCCGGATGTCTCTTGGACATCCTCTTGCCTCTACCtctgctgtcagtcagtcaatcgtatttattgagcgcttactgtgggcagagcactgtcctatccttgggagagtacaaggcaacaataaacaaacacattccttgcccacaacaagtttgaaGCCCCTACCAATTCCATCTAAAGAACAATGACTGGGAGtttaagcagaagcagtgtgacctagtggaaagagcacaggcctaggagtcggagccctgggttctaatcctggatctgctatgCACCTGCTGTATaatgttaggcaagtcacttaactttcctttgcttgtttcctcatctgtgaaataggtgTGAActcactgttttccctcccccttgggcTGTGAACCATATGTGGAGAAGGGACTCTTGTCCAGTCTGGTAAAagcgtatctgtcccagtgctttgtacagttcttggAATAT
This sequence is a window from Ornithorhynchus anatinus isolate Pmale09 chromosome 20, mOrnAna1.pri.v4, whole genome shotgun sequence. Protein-coding genes within it:
- the LOC100083007 gene encoding endonuclease domain-containing 1 protein-like, which gives rise to MRTWVLLPLCSVLAFPGLSEGRIVKEDEKGFAECNRFFYEGTPPEGWTEPFHVKICQRFGRGERFATLYSTRHKIPVYSAFRYSKPGGSREETWMIEPQLDDPHSDLEEMMQEAEAAGSIPNLGSQQALNKDYLDSGFQRGQLYPNSLNSNDFQAATFTLTNAAPMTQSFMERWYRSVESIVERALTPQCGNGDQLYLIAGAVPAAGRVGDAVAVPEFAWLAACCGLPGGWSMGFTKQAGDGDVVEDVMLRDLEQLLPSRPRLFRNNCGEADQDTEKMKKILEMVNQVQDEERRGQAYPGTQPLSTMRSLKSTQEQSELLREEEEEEGQEGQEVGKDPSLLRKGAGLVTTPFAKVFQLLYYLVWGTVKNLFSCLEYVIRQLLNALWGGVNGLCSATLSYFMAIGEELVSIPWKVVQVLVRIIWGFLHILCCLLKSICRILSVPAGVLVDIASFPVYTLGAIPTVGKDIALGLGGSVSLLWDATFGVFGGLLQGLLNICSRIGYKFSPDSSGE